One part of the Bradyrhizobium sp. CB1650 genome encodes these proteins:
- a CDS encoding cytochrome c3 family protein, giving the protein MVQIFSSVADTWLRLFLIGGLSLAGGGAVAVVGFAHSAYMTDTDIRPHQPVPFSHRHHAGELGIDCRYCHSNVEAGPQAGLPPTETCMTCHSEIWTSASMLEPVRRSLADNTPIQWTRVAKLPDYVFFRHDIHIAKGVGCETCHGRIDQMALTYRAKAFTMEFCLDCHRDPAPYLRPRDHITDMTWKPSPDARKEGEAIAAHEGIRFGELTHCYVCHR; this is encoded by the coding sequence ATGGTCCAAATATTCTCCTCTGTGGCGGACACCTGGTTACGCCTGTTTCTGATCGGCGGCCTGTCGCTGGCCGGCGGCGGCGCTGTTGCGGTCGTGGGCTTTGCGCACTCGGCGTACATGACGGACACCGACATTCGCCCGCACCAGCCCGTGCCGTTCAGTCATCGCCATCATGCCGGGGAACTGGGTATCGACTGTCGCTATTGCCACAGCAATGTTGAGGCTGGGCCGCAGGCAGGCCTCCCACCGACCGAGACCTGTATGACATGCCACTCGGAAATCTGGACCAGCGCGTCGATGCTCGAGCCAGTGCGGCGAAGCCTCGCCGACAACACGCCGATCCAATGGACGCGGGTCGCAAAGCTTCCCGACTACGTGTTCTTCCGTCACGACATTCATATCGCCAAGGGCGTCGGCTGCGAAACCTGCCACGGCCGCATCGACCAGATGGCGCTGACCTATCGGGCGAAGGCGTTCACGATGGAGTTCTGCCTCGATTGCCATCGCGATCCCGCGCCGTATCTGCGTCCGCGGGACCACATCACCGACATGACGTGGAAGCCGTCACCGGATGCACGCAAGGAAGGCGAGGCGATCGCCGCCCATGAAGGTATTCGCTTCGGCGAGCTCACGCATTGCTACGTGTGTCACCGATGA